Genomic segment of Hydra vulgaris chromosome 08, alternate assembly HydraT2T_AEP:
ccctgccccaaacgtgagagcaacaagttgatgaagtATTAtttgtactattcttaactagacttatattcatcgataaattttagatttcatttaaaaatattttagcgttcaaaaattatgaccatataaagtttaaacccccctcaatttgagggggttgcacattttatatagtaataattttcaaacgctaatagataatactatgaaacttaaaatttatcgatgaatataagtctagttaagaatagtacaaaaaatacttcatcaacttgttgctctcacgatTGGGGCAGGGGGGcgaaaattttggggcttttttgttcccagcctccaatcatcgcaattttttgcaaaccctcattatttgacataagtataaacatataaatgtttggagtttgctccatgtctggaagttaccTATCTCGAACACCAAAAAATTCTTTCTACgcctctgtatatatatatatatatatatatatatatatatatatatatatatatatatatatatatatatatatatatatatatatatatatatatatatatatatatatatatatatatatatatatatatatatatcgcattatatatatatatatatatatcgcattatatttatatatatatcgcattatatatatatatatatatatatatatatatatatatatatatatatatatttaaatgggCTGCAGCGAAGGGAGGGGGAATTTCAAGGGCAACGCTCTCCTACCccacaaaaaattttgtatcaaacgaaaactaaaaattttagttaataattttaggTGATGATTTCCGTTTATTTTTCAcaagattttcatcaatatttttgaataataaataataaaaactgctTAAAACTTATCTACTTTTCATTTATCCATAGCTATATCAGTTATTGTAATATAGCTATATCagttatataatgtaatatagCTATATCAGTTATTGTAATGTTTCGTATGCCAGCACTTATCCATTAAAATTAACGCGtatcttaaataaacaaaaacaaccaAGCCGCCTTATATTAAATGCTAATGAATACACCAGTGTCAATCCACTGCTTAGAAAGCTTGGAGTGCTTaatgtttatcaattaaatatttacagtattattttattcatgtttagattaaaatatcatatgctgccaaatatttttgacgacctttttgttattataaatcataaatatcaaacaaagcaTTTATTTGCATAACTATCAGGTActaaaaaccttattaaaacAATCTAATTTCTCAATAACATACCGAGGGCCACATTTATTGATTATGACTTAtcttaaattctattttatctttaatatctttttttattttttaattcattacttttcttttatttgctaaaaagcaaaacatatttttttgcttatttatttaaattggtttttatttcctttttttttacatatatatttttttatgtgtgtaaaaatattttttttttttatgtataaaaaaatgtaaaatgtttatttaaaataattatattattttacagatattgtaaaattttatcatagATTTATGTTAGTGTAAACGATACAACCGGGTTAGATGATAAGACTTATGTCTTCTGCCTACTTAcctcaaaatattttgtaaacaactttttaaaaaaatgacgaaataaatttaaaaaaaaaaatggaaagcttATATGACTTATATATCTAAAgattgattattaaattttcaatttaataatcaatCTAAAGATAAGTCAATACATTGAATTAAAAACcataatacaaaaagtatacGTACAATACAGAATAACAATATGATTAAAATTGTGGTAcaaaaacaacacaaatataGTGTCAATACGGTATGGTTTGCAATGAAtattactttctttattttaattatctgcAGCTGATTTTCTTAGGAATTATTACGCGATAATAGATATtcaaaatatactataaatataatgttttaatagcGGACTTTGCATTTTACATTtacctttgtttttaaatttaccaaaacatgcatttttttaaatattttcatctagttaaatatatggaatattttataaaaataaaataaaaatgaatatttgaactatttttaacaatttaggTAGCAAGTACAattgtataaagaaaaaaaaatgtttaatgaacatgtatttatagaaataaaacaaaaatagagacactagtatttttgataacataaaataggtatatTTTGGGAGCTTTAAAGTTggtttaaacaaatatatctgcagctgatttttattttgaataatatatgcatattaCCCAGTGGACACACGACGtaatttcaacgttgatttacggttgatttttagtcgcgacgtcagataaccaaaaatcaacacTTTATCAACGTTGAAAATTCGTTGAAAACGATCATCTTAACGcgacgttgaatcaacgttaattcaacgtctatattatGAGTTTCACCGTTTGTTTTGCATTTTGAGAACTCAAATACGCACGCGTGACTTTACGAGTCATTGATTAGGCTATCTATTGCTATTTCATAAGGTTTTGAGTTTGTCAATTTAACGATACCACATTGCTTAATTTGCGATGCATTagtgataaatattaaatagaccttatttttatttcatcagtGTGTATTGCATAAAGAATTTGCTTGAAtttgttttagagtttttttaagtaagtagttttttagaaattgattaaattgttttactatgtatgttagtatatttgactatactaattttatattatataaatataaaatatatattatcaatgttatatatatatatatatatatatatatatatatatatatattatatatatatatatatatatatatctgtatatatatatatatatatatatatatatatatatatatatatatatatatatatatatatatatatatatatatatatatatatatatatatatatatgtatatatatatatatatatatgtatatatatatatatatatatatatgtatatatatatatatatatatatatatatatatatatatatatatatatatatatatatatatatatatatatatatatatatatatatatatatatatatatatatatatatagaactctTATATGTTGTCAGAAAGTCCATATTTTGTtgacaaaaagtaaaaattaaaatgcaagaccggaatttttttttttattaattgatagactgcctgccccaaccaaaccctcagtcgatgtagcaacactcccttgcgGGTCAGGCTaaaagatagtcgatgtagcaacactccgcgcatgatttacagtaaaaaatataaaaataaaaacattttattaaaaaaattaaaaataaaaacattttattaaaaaaaattaaaataaaaacattgtttatattgttaaaaacattcagaatgtttctAAAAACGTTCTGGTCAATTAAATTTGCGTTTTTgtgggttttttaaaaaacgatcaGGGGCCAAtgctataaacataaaaaacgaAGTTTTTTCCGTAAAACACGAAGTTTTTACCGTAAAAagcgaagaaaaaaaaagtccattgctataaacattcaaaaaataccGTTTTTGAGATATAAACTTCGCTATTAAATCCAATGCTATAAACGAACAAGGGAATCcctttttcagataaaaaatgcgttttttcgaaaaaaaatttcaggtagattttttatctctattttagatattttcttCGTGATTTTTAGCGGCCATTCTTGGAACAACGTTAGCACTTCAAAATCATTGAACATTCTCTGTTTGTGTTTTTATGTAGATATTTTACAGATAAAACTGAAAAGGATTTTggtaattaaactaatttaatttaattaaactaatttaatttaagtaattaaactaattacttAAAATCTGCATTTAATCGATTATTCAGTTCCTTGTTGTTTTTCCTTGTTAGGTTTTTGATAGTAATTTtggttaaacaaatttttcatgtttgactaaagaaaagtatatatagTCGACAATTATGCCATATAATACACAAAtacacaacaaaataaaatgctgtctaaagaacttaaaatgTTACTAGCAATAAAGATCAGAGAAAACAAAGAGGTTCTTCTTGGGAAGCTTAGTATGTTTTAATTAgcaaactatttaaataaaaatatgtataattacattatattatatatatatatatatatatatatatatatatatatatatatatatatatatatatatatatatatatatatatatatatatatatatatatatatatatatatatatatatatatatatatatatatatatatatatatatatatatatatatatatatatatatatatatatatatatatatatatatatatatatatatatatatatatataatataggtaaGCTTTTTTAGGTATGattctaattataaaataatatattattatagaatatttagtattttactatataaaactatattatactatatattgattatttatttactctACTTTTAGGTCCATCTATTACTATGAGGCATAGAAATAGAATTTGGGAAGACATAATGTcacatttaaatagtttagggGCAAAAATTGAAGATATCAACCAGCTGCGTAATAGAGAGTGGGATTATTTGCGAAGAGCTACAATGCAAAAATTTGCTAAGAGTCTAAAAACAGGTAtagttttgttatatatatatttatatgtgtgtgtgtatgtgtgtgtgtgtgtgtgtgtgtgtgtgtgtgtgtgtgtgtgtgtgtgtgtgtgtgtgtgtgtgtgtgtgtgtgtttgtgtgagtttgtgtgtgtgtgtgtgtgtgtgtgtgtattacacacacatatataattaaatatttttgtatatatataatatatacaaatatatatatacattttttaaaggtgCTGCAGGGAGACAACTAACAGAATTAGATAATGTTGTCTTAGACATTCTTGACAGGAAGTCAATAAATGTATCTGGAATCAATGTTCCTGATTTTAATATCTCTTTTTGTATGACAGATGATGCATTGTCATCCACTCCCAACCAACTTTCTACTCCCACTGCCACCCTTTCTTCATCAAGTAAAGAAGTAAACTTTACTTTGAAACAATCTTCTGATACAGCTTCTTTTATTTCATCTATGTCTggtatatttttctttattggtTAAGACTAGTTgtattataagatatatatttatatatatatatatatatatatatatatatatatatatatatatatatatatatatatatatatatatatatatatatatagataatagatagatagatagatagataagatagatagatagatagatatagatatatatatatatatacatatatatatagatatataaatgcatatatatatagatatatatatacatatattgtataGTTTATAGAGTtctattttattcttatataaattctatacaaattaattgtttatattagatgCAAGAATTGATTGTATGTTCTCCCCTAATTTAGACAATACCACTCTTGTTGGTGATAGTCGTCAGATACTTCAAGGTAAtgcaatttataaattgttttttttttaaatctcagttgtttaatttagttaattgtAGGTTTTAgacttataattatataacagaCAACATCAATTTgtgcttaattttttaaaactagtatttcCAAAACCATCAAaaacttcttatttttaaaggaaTCTAAACCACctttcttattattttagttaactgATCTTGTTTTGACACCtagaattaaattttagattcaATTCAAAATAAACCATCAATGGgggcattaaaaaatttaaaaagaaaacaagctAGAGAAAGTCTCTTGGTAGatggaagttttaaaaaattgaaagtaagTGTTTTAGGGTTAGAAAAAGAAAGATTAGAAAAAGAACAAGAGTTAAGagttaaacttttgaaattggACGTTGCCCTCAGGCAACAGCAAATTCGAAAAGAAAAGGCTTTAACAATATATTACACAACAGCAACAAAGCTAATGCATGAGAAAATGCAACCTTCAAACCAGcaacattttgtaaatacagacacggtattttattttttattttttaaattaatttgtagtaatatttagtataactttatcattaaaaatttttttttgttttaggagGAAATTCTCTTGCATTAAGAGAAAAGCTACAtcataattttatgttaaattttgaaaattattgtataaaaatatatactatatttaaacATTCGTCTTGTATAACCATGaccaattacatttttttagtaacaataaaaaaataactccaatctgaaattgttattgttatttcatttttttatcaccATTGCCTTACAGTAATAAATTCTGTAAAACTTCACACAAACATTAAGACCAATGCTGTTGCGATGTGAAATAGATACAAGCATTACAACTATAAAGTTAACAAATctcctattattttttaagcgtgctctataaaaaaacaaaatatacatacttaaaaacaaatataaacatatatttttatggtctaattttttataaaaatttcttgcatttgttaaaaaatcattaagtaaatttttttccaattttaattCAACTAATTTAGACACAAATCTATGATCCATGTCTAAACAATTTTGATAGATCCTATGCTCTAGAACAAAttgtttatgaatttttaaacaatatttttaagtaaagtagTTAAGTAGCTGTGATCGTCTATTCAAAGCTCTATCATTCTGATTTTCTTGAGCTAGATTTTCATCAGCTTGTTCTTCTTCGCGTTCTTCAAAGTCATTACCGTTGTCTCCATGTCGAATACACAAGTTATGGATAACAAATCCACACATGATAAGCTTAGAGGCATCTTCGACCTTATGCAAACGAATTCCAGTTTTCAAAGCATAAAACCTGTTTTTGACAATTCCAAAACATCGCTCAATTATGTTTCTAGTTTTTCTCTGTGCTATGTTGAAACGTTTTTGAGCTCCGTCTGGATCACCGGGAAAAGGTGGAATTAACCATTCTCGACATGGGTACGCAGAGTCAGCCAAAATTACAGCTCCATTAAATGGAAGCTCTCCAATTTCAAACTTGTTCCATAGGTTGCAATTTCTTAGAACCTAATAGCAGTAAAgtcacaatatttaaatttactgtAAGTTAcattataatacattatattaGTTAGTCTAAGCTACATTAAAATTAGCAATCATAATAGTTCAAATAGTATGTTCAAATATGAACATTCCGAAGAGTGTCACGTACTAGTTGAATAGCCGGCATTAGTGCACTAACAGTTGTAAAATATAACTTAGTGACAGACTTACATGTGCATCATGCCACCTTCCTGGACTGTTGGTCGATGCATAAAATATGGATGTGTCGGGTCCACATACTGCCATTGCATTTATGCTATGGACATGATGGCGATTGATTAGAGAATCTTCATCTGCTTGAGGAGGGTTAGAAAGGAGTATATGAGATCCATCCAGGACACCACATACGCACGGAAAACCTCCGATTTCCATGAACTTCTGTGGAAGAGTGGAGCAATCATTGGGCCACTTTATGATCTCTTGTCGAATCTAATCTTATAGgataacaatttttatctttactaaacttagtttttaatttacttactaaaataaaaataataagcaacTTTATATGACAACGTAAAACTTtcaatagttttattaacttaatacaCTAACATTGAAAATAGCTTCTCCTACACTGTGTATAATACGATAAATTGTGTTGGTAGAGATTCCATGACAGTCTCTGagaacatgaaaaaaaacatttgtgccaataaaatgaagaaatacCATTATCTGGAAACGTACTGAAATGCTTTTATTTCGCTTAGTATAATGTTGCAAATCATCTTTAAGCCTAGtttctaaaaaatctaatacAGCTCTTGGGACTCGATACTGCTCTCGAAAAACGTTGTCAGAAACATCTTCGTTAAAAGAGCGACCATTAAActaaaatgaaattgaaaaacaaaacaaaaatataatttctgtgCATATTTAGTATGATTTCTGATTTTGTTCgataacaaatcattaaaaaaacatcaaaattt
This window contains:
- the LOC136083617 gene encoding putative nuclease HARBI1, which codes for MDLIFSDEDLDFEVAENELRHRLPREFNGRSFNEDVSDNVFREQYRVPRAVLDFLETRLKDDLQHYTKRNKSISVRFQIMVFLHFIGTNVFFHVLRDCHGISTNTIYRIIHSVGEAIFNIRQEIIKWPNDCSTLPQKFMEIGGFPCVCGVLDGSHILLSNPPQADEDSLINRHHVHSINAMAVCGPDTSIFYASTNSPGRWHDAHVLRNCNLWNKFEIGELPFNGAVILADSAYPCREWLIPPFPGDPDGAQKRFNIAQRKTRNIIERCFGIVKNRFYALKTGIRLHKVEDASKLIMCGFVIHNLCIRHGDNGNDFEEREEEQADENLAQENQNDRALNRRSQLLNYFT
- the LOC136083616 gene encoding uncharacterized protein LOC136083616 isoform X2; its protein translation is MRHRNRIWEDIMSHLNSLGAKIEDINQLRNREWDYLRRATMQKFAKSLKTGAAGRQLTELDNVVLDILDRKSINVSGINVPDFNISFCMTDDALSSTPNQLSTPTATLSSSSKEVNFTLKQSSDTASFISSMSDARIDCMFSPNLDNTTLVGDSRQILQDSIQNKPSMGALKNLKRKQARESLLVDGSFKKLKVSVLGLEKERLEKEQELRVKLLKLDVALRQQQIRKEKALTIYYTTATKLMHEKMQPSNQQHFVNTDTEEILLH
- the LOC136083616 gene encoding uncharacterized protein LOC136083616 isoform X1, giving the protein MLSKELKMLLAIKIRENKEVLLGKLSPSITMRHRNRIWEDIMSHLNSLGAKIEDINQLRNREWDYLRRATMQKFAKSLKTGAAGRQLTELDNVVLDILDRKSINVSGINVPDFNISFCMTDDALSSTPNQLSTPTATLSSSSKEVNFTLKQSSDTASFISSMSDARIDCMFSPNLDNTTLVGDSRQILQDSIQNKPSMGALKNLKRKQARESLLVDGSFKKLKVSVLGLEKERLEKEQELRVKLLKLDVALRQQQIRKEKALTIYYTTATKLMHEKMQPSNQQHFVNTDTEEILLH